AGCGGACGACCGCCCTGCTCGTCCGCATCACGAGCGACGATCCGCAGGAGCCCGGCGTCGGGCTCCGTCTCGACCCGGCGACCCTCGTCGCGGCCGACGGAACCCGGTCGAAGCAGACTCAGTTCGCGTTCCAGTCCTCCGGGGCCCCGGCCGGGTTCCTCGGCTTCGAGCGGGTGGCCGGGCGTCCGTCCGCGCTGCTCCTGCCGGTGCACCGGGAGGGTGACGGCAAGAGCTGGACGTTCGAGGTGCGGTTCTGAGAGGTGGGACGGGGGCCCGGCCGCAGCCGGGCCCCCGAAGGAACTAGGCCCGGACCGTCTGTCCGCCGCCCGAGAGGCAGACGCTGACAGGGGTCGCGGCGGTCGGGTTGATGTTCCCCTTGCCGCTCACGGCACCGTCGCTCGTCGCTCCGTGGATGGTGATGCCGGTGCTCATGTCACCGGTGACCTCGATGTAGCCGCGGTCGGACTTCTCGCCGACCCAGCCCTTGTTCGTGCCCGAGTTGCCCGCGTAGACCTCGCCCGTGCCCGGGACCCCGGCGGCCTGGCCGCCGGAGGTCGCGCCGGGGGCCCCGCAGGACCCGATGGACGCGGACGAGGGCGAAGAGAGCAGGCCGACCGCGAGGGCGGCGCCAGCCACGACGGAAGCTACCTTGCGCATGTTTCCCTCCTAAGCAGGATCGCGACCGGCCGTCCGGTCGCCACCCGGACGAGGTTCGACACAGGTCCCGCTCATCCTCCCGAAGCGGACACCGCCGCCTCTGCTACCCTGCACCGCGATGAGCGACCCGGTGCTTCTCGAGATCGACGGGCGCGTGGCCACGGTCACCCTGAACGCGCCGGAGAAGCGCAACGCCATGTCGCCCGAGATGACCGAGGCGTTCCCGCGTGTCCTGCAGGAGGTCGCCCAGGCGGACGACGTCCGGGCGGTGATCGTGACCGGGACGGGGTCGGCCTTCTGCGCCGGGGGCGACCTGGGCTTCCTGCACTCGGGCGAGCCGGACGTCGTCACCATCCGCGAGAAGATGACGGGGTTCTACCCGCGCTACCTGTCCCTCCTCGACCTCGACATCCCAACCGTCGCGGCGGTCAACGGTCCCGCCATAGGCGCCGGGTTCTGCCTCGCCCTCATGTGCGACCTGCGCATCGCGTCCACGGACGCGCCGATGAGCATGCCCTTCGTCCGGATAGGGATACACCCCGGGATGGCGGCGACCGCGCTCCTGTCCCGGGTGGTGGGGCAGACGACGGCGGCCGATCTCCTGTACA
The sequence above is drawn from the Actinomycetota bacterium genome and encodes:
- a CDS encoding enoyl-CoA hydratase/isomerase family protein, producing MSDPVLLEIDGRVATVTLNAPEKRNAMSPEMTEAFPRVLQEVAQADDVRAVIVTGTGSAFCAGGDLGFLHSGEPDVVTIREKMTGFYPRYLSLLDLDIPTVAAVNGPAIGAGFCLALMCDLRIASTDAPMSMPFVRIGIHPGMAATALLSRVVGQTTAADLLYTGRAVRGEEAERLGIVNRAVPPNEVMTAARDLAEQVAVNAPIALRYVKQGLRAAFRRELDQATAWEGFAQPVTMATDDVREGLAAVRERRDPHFRGR